Proteins encoded together in one Stutzerimonas stutzeri window:
- a CDS encoding hydrolase, with amino-acid sequence MSETFQPAWWLPGPHLQTLWNPFFRKAPRLERRRERLWLADGDFIDLDWHGPHEATAPLVLVLHGLTGSSSSLYVLGLQQQLAARGWASVAINWRGCSGEPNLLPRAYHSGASDDLAEVIGHLQAKRPLAPLYAVGYSLGGNVLLKYLGESGIGSPLRKAVAVSVPFRLDQCADRIGLGFSRVYQAHFMKAMVAYVKDKQQRFQHEGLTEHLGALQRLGPLQGMRTFWDFDGRFTAPLHGYSDAQDYYRRASSRYYLPEITTPTLLIQAADDPFVFRHSVPEPTELSATTTLELHRRGGHVGFVEGTPRRPRYYLDRRIPQWLAG; translated from the coding sequence GTGTCCGAAACCTTCCAACCCGCCTGGTGGCTTCCCGGGCCGCACTTGCAGACCTTGTGGAACCCCTTCTTTCGCAAGGCGCCGCGTCTCGAACGCCGGCGTGAGCGACTGTGGCTGGCCGATGGCGATTTCATCGACCTGGACTGGCACGGCCCGCATGAGGCCACGGCGCCACTGGTGCTGGTGCTGCACGGGCTGACCGGCTCGTCCAGCTCGCTCTATGTGCTCGGCCTGCAGCAACAACTGGCCGCGCGCGGCTGGGCCAGCGTCGCCATCAACTGGCGCGGCTGCTCGGGCGAGCCGAACCTGTTGCCGCGCGCCTACCACTCCGGCGCCAGCGACGACCTTGCCGAAGTCATCGGCCATCTGCAGGCCAAGCGCCCGCTGGCACCGCTGTATGCGGTCGGCTACTCGCTGGGTGGCAACGTGCTGCTCAAGTACCTGGGCGAAAGCGGCATCGGCAGCCCGCTGCGCAAGGCGGTCGCGGTGTCGGTGCCGTTTCGCCTGGACCAGTGCGCCGATCGCATCGGCCTGGGTTTCTCCCGCGTCTACCAGGCGCACTTCATGAAGGCCATGGTCGCCTATGTGAAGGACAAGCAGCAGCGTTTCCAGCATGAAGGCCTGACCGAGCACCTGGGCGCCCTGCAGCGCCTGGGTCCGCTGCAGGGCATGCGCACCTTCTGGGACTTCGACGGCCGCTTCACCGCACCGCTGCACGGCTACAGCGACGCCCAGGACTACTACCGCCGTGCCTCCAGCCGCTACTACCTGCCAGAGATCACGACACCAACCCTGCTGATCCAGGCCGCGGACGACCCCTTCGTGTTTCGCCACAGCGTGCCGGAACCAACCGAACTGTCGGCGACCACAACCCTGGAGCTGCACCGCCGCGGCGGCCACGTCGGCTTTGTCGAAGGCACACCGCGCCGCCCGCGTTACTACCTGGATCGGCGCATTCCGCAGTGGCTGGCGGGCTGA
- a CDS encoding HlyD family secretion protein, producing MKIKFSSAKEQQPTQEQGLQVLYAPGKRLAFRLRWYLILLAVLSPLLWLVGRWMLTLWLIEAPAQLHLPGSELRARDGAQVQQVLVQPGQRVTAGDVLVRLDNPEWRARRFLLQAASVPSNSPGAETLAAERALLQGLLARAEARVQQVQRLFEAGAATRGELLAATDQRDARLRDLYQLEQRRQPEIGPEQRQRDLELAWLDSRLQGLEMHAENDGRVGEILVAPGENVGPGTPLLRVEGDGEAQVWVYLDPRHAAEATPGKLLTLIFPDHSQRQAVVIQAVDDAAPVPVELRPPFSAPTRRLRVIARVHDGLPPEWRIDRLGLKARFPHRWLPFGG from the coding sequence ATGAAGATCAAATTCTCCAGCGCCAAGGAGCAGCAACCGACCCAGGAGCAGGGCCTGCAGGTGCTCTACGCGCCGGGCAAGCGCCTGGCCTTCCGGCTGCGCTGGTACCTCATCCTGTTGGCGGTGCTCAGCCCGCTGTTGTGGCTGGTCGGCCGCTGGATGCTTACGCTCTGGCTGATCGAGGCGCCTGCGCAGCTGCACCTGCCGGGCAGCGAGTTGCGCGCGCGCGACGGAGCGCAGGTCCAGCAGGTGCTGGTGCAGCCGGGGCAACGGGTGACGGCGGGCGACGTGCTGGTTCGTCTGGATAATCCGGAGTGGCGTGCGCGGCGCTTCCTGCTGCAGGCGGCGAGCGTGCCGTCGAATAGTCCCGGCGCAGAGACTCTGGCCGCGGAGCGTGCACTGTTGCAGGGCTTGCTCGCCCGTGCCGAGGCGCGCGTGCAGCAGGTCCAGCGCCTGTTCGAAGCGGGCGCGGCTACCCGTGGCGAACTGTTGGCGGCCACCGACCAGCGTGACGCGCGGCTCCGCGACCTGTATCAGCTGGAGCAGCGGCGCCAGCCGGAGATCGGACCCGAGCAGCGCCAGCGCGACCTGGAGCTTGCCTGGCTGGACAGCCGGTTGCAGGGGTTGGAAATGCATGCCGAGAACGATGGTCGCGTCGGCGAAATCCTCGTCGCGCCTGGCGAGAACGTCGGGCCGGGCACGCCCCTGTTGCGCGTCGAGGGCGACGGCGAGGCGCAGGTCTGGGTTTATCTCGATCCGCGCCACGCTGCCGAGGCCACACCCGGAAAGCTGCTGACGCTGATCTTTCCCGACCATAGTCAACGCCAGGCGGTAGTGATTCAGGCGGTGGACGATGCCGCGCCGGTGCCGGTCGAACTGCGCCCACCGTTCAGTGCGCCGACACGCAGGCTGCGCGTGATTGCGCGGGTGCACGATGGTCTGCCGCCTGAGTGGCGTATTGACCGGCTCGGTCTCAAGGCGCGCTTCCCGCACCGATGGTTGCCATTTGGCGGCTGA
- a CDS encoding TolC family protein, protein MLRAFFVLGLLWLGSPCLADVLPLPTLLDRVDSAPALRAAEAERVALEALQRQREAEAGWQWFASAGTGRYRELVTEEVRDDYYGRDLALGLRHPLLGSLKRQLDAVRSVEDQRQQQQARLQLARVEQRLALRSAYADWWRAQEELRWCDGIAEPARRAREQLAVRLREGWLLASEARLQDGRWQALQRRCAAVEPVLEETRYSLQSLSGQPIEPQSQAQTEALAASAQPLSAWLQQLEVHPRLQERRGQVSQAERNRQSPWYAGVDSNFSVAQSYEDRNGGSKPGNGLVASISLSAPFDPLSYGQARGNEGEARHQVALAQLEAEREQLLQGLGQALRAQRLAADELLQAREQLEVAALAVREQRLRRDGDVEQAYLGSLAAELEHGYAGLRLIAAWHGLWLREAALRLFIDEDGGRSSLLGPAENDWQALQPDRDKRVATDSASWRQGVYVWNSRALFDERQRAEVLAQLRAAGMQRLYLGLDAAQVAEPERLRGQLRVLLSAAREQGFEVLLLLGDPHWLQPEGRQGLLDLLGELTTLPFAGLHLDLEVEQLGWPVPEARLRDWMDTLTAAASVSPWPLELSSHHRWFAAPRAGEYCVPCRLQQRGVHRVSLMIYTRNPERSGGLATEIARRWPGLSFRLAQSVEPQLAPDESWSGASRAQLQAQTERWRQRLQTQAITGIDWQDWSHYPH, encoded by the coding sequence ATGCTGCGAGCGTTCTTTGTGCTCGGTCTGCTGTGGCTGGGCTCGCCCTGTCTGGCCGATGTGCTACCGCTGCCGACGTTGCTGGATCGCGTCGATAGCGCGCCGGCCCTGCGCGCGGCAGAGGCCGAACGCGTGGCCCTCGAGGCGCTGCAGCGGCAGCGCGAAGCCGAGGCCGGTTGGCAGTGGTTCGCTTCGGCAGGGACGGGGCGCTATCGGGAGCTGGTGACCGAAGAGGTGCGCGACGACTACTACGGTCGCGATCTGGCGCTTGGTTTGCGCCATCCGCTGCTGGGCAGCCTGAAACGCCAGCTGGATGCGGTACGCAGCGTGGAAGACCAGCGTCAGCAACAGCAGGCCCGTCTGCAGCTGGCCCGTGTCGAGCAACGGCTGGCGCTGCGCAGCGCCTATGCCGACTGGTGGCGAGCGCAGGAGGAGCTGCGCTGGTGCGACGGGATCGCCGAGCCTGCGCGACGCGCGCGCGAGCAGCTGGCGGTGCGTCTGCGCGAGGGCTGGCTGCTGGCTTCCGAGGCGCGCCTGCAGGATGGCCGCTGGCAGGCGTTGCAGCGTCGTTGTGCGGCGGTTGAGCCGGTGCTGGAAGAAACTCGCTACAGCCTGCAGTCACTCAGTGGGCAGCCCATCGAGCCGCAAAGCCAGGCCCAGACCGAAGCACTGGCGGCAAGCGCGCAGCCTCTGAGCGCCTGGTTGCAGCAGCTCGAGGTGCATCCACGTCTGCAGGAGCGGCGCGGCCAGGTGAGTCAGGCGGAGCGGAATCGGCAAAGCCCTTGGTATGCCGGGGTCGACTCGAATTTCAGCGTGGCGCAGAGCTACGAAGACCGTAACGGTGGCAGCAAGCCAGGCAATGGCCTAGTGGCGAGCATCAGCCTGTCGGCTCCGTTCGATCCGCTGTCCTACGGTCAGGCGCGGGGCAACGAGGGTGAGGCGCGTCATCAGGTGGCACTGGCGCAGCTCGAAGCCGAGCGTGAACAGTTGCTACAGGGACTCGGGCAGGCGCTGCGTGCCCAGCGCCTGGCCGCGGATGAACTGCTGCAGGCGCGCGAGCAACTGGAAGTGGCGGCGTTAGCTGTGCGCGAGCAGCGCCTGCGCCGCGACGGCGATGTCGAGCAAGCCTACCTCGGCAGCCTGGCCGCCGAGCTGGAGCATGGCTACGCCGGTTTGCGCCTGATTGCCGCCTGGCACGGGTTGTGGCTGCGGGAAGCAGCGTTGCGCTTGTTCATTGATGAGGACGGAGGACGTTCGTCGTTGCTGGGGCCAGCGGAGAACGACTGGCAGGCGCTGCAGCCGGACCGGGATAAGCGCGTGGCGACTGACTCAGCAAGCTGGCGCCAGGGTGTGTATGTCTGGAACAGCCGCGCACTGTTCGACGAGCGCCAGCGCGCCGAGGTGCTGGCGCAACTGCGAGCGGCCGGCATGCAGCGTCTCTACCTCGGCCTCGACGCTGCCCAAGTGGCTGAGCCGGAGCGCTTGCGCGGCCAGTTGCGCGTGTTGCTCAGTGCCGCGCGCGAACAGGGATTCGAGGTGCTGCTGCTGCTCGGCGATCCGCACTGGCTACAACCCGAGGGGCGTCAGGGGTTGCTCGATCTGCTCGGTGAGCTGACGACGCTGCCGTTCGCCGGTCTGCATCTGGATCTGGAAGTCGAGCAGCTCGGCTGGCCGGTCCCCGAGGCGCGGCTGCGCGACTGGATGGATACGCTGACGGCGGCCGCGAGCGTCAGTCCCTGGCCGCTTGAGCTGTCCAGCCATCACCGCTGGTTCGCCGCACCGCGCGCCGGCGAATACTGCGTGCCCTGTCGGTTGCAGCAGCGTGGCGTGCATCGGGTCAGCCTGATGATTTATACCCGCAACCCTGAACGCAGCGGGGGGCTGGCGACGGAGATCGCGCGGCGCTGGCCGGGCTTGTCGTTCCGGCTGGCACAGAGCGTGGAGCCGCAGCTGGCGCCGGATGAGAGCTGGAGTGGCGCATCCCGCGCGCAATTGCAGGCACAGACCGAACGCTGGCGTCAGCGTCTGCAGACGCAGGCCATCACCGGCATCGACTGGCAGGACTGGTCTCACTATCCCCATTGA